ttgggttcttttggcaccaaaaatgggatttggaagcattggaaacaggttagaatcgaaggagatgaagaaggagggtTCAGGGGGGtttctggtctggaggtagcgctatagcgcccaccttagggcgctacagcgctacccaggggGCATTTGGgggtgttgggggttctgagtatagtgctagggcgctaggggtcagcgctgtagcgctactctgttccttcaaagtcccgttttgggtgtttttaagggttttttacttggggttttaatccttaaggcccgggatcgaatctattcaccgtgtgggcatgtttcgaggtcccgagagtggtgcttaggtcaagaccctatccatgttgattctcattaatggaggttataattggttgtgattaggtaaccgctaaggaaccaaaagatcgatcgttctcaggagtcgttctcgctcgaacttaaggtaagaaaactgcaccccgtgtatatgacatgtatgatagttgttgaggcatgctggttgataaatgtggacatggattgcatattaaatgctagtgaatattgtttacttgtatatgacactgactagtcagggatactgacctaagggtcagaaccggcataagcgtcctgaacgcagggcgaagattagatctaatcgatatcaacattaaatggctctaaggcattaacgctggaccgaccctaaggtcgatgaatcttataagcgcttgactagtctaagctagttactcagagccagggcctaaggcccaggtggccgtttgtcacatggctagggaacgatgttccagggttatgactctatggtcatgaggaaggttatgttggtgaccagtcaccatgcacctatcctggttaagttaatgaaaggttcacttacctgttaagccccggtgaccctatcgtcacaaggttGAAGGGAGTTATTCcctatttagtgacttttgcgactgtcacctatctgttttggactgaaattcctgaatgattattatgatcattgttgatattatatcatgctatattgtgttttcttgctgggccttggctcatgggtgctatgtggtgcaggtaaagggaaagaaaagctcatccaaccttgaatggagagcttaggtggtgatgtgtacatatgcagccgcttgaccaccacggccaaggagttctcagaggagctagggggtttaccctattttttccgcttaagtcgacggggttgtaaatttaaaaacagtagtgacctttttatattgtaaataacgtgtaaatgttttgatgagctcatgagcagttatatacttaataaaagatatcctttcctctttattgtttttctaccttaacctgttaataacacttagaacacgtttttaacaaaAGGATTCGGGTAGCGGgacaaatttccggttcaccgtaactgttctggggtaaccagggcgctACAGCTACGATAGCAAATATGCACAAGTTAACACCAACACGGCAATATGACATTAATGTATCATCATTGGGTGTCAAAAGAATTACCTTATCAATGCTTGAAGCTCAATATAATGTTGGCTCAACTCTGCAATTACTTGATCAAATAGGTCACTCTACAATTACAAAAGTGCATAAATCCAGTAATGTGTTCTATAAGAGAGAAGAGATAATCTTCTACAAATCAACATTCCAGGAAGTATTGAGTCCTCTACCAATCatggatagaaaaatatctttaCATGTAATGATGTAACTTCATCAAACAGAACCAAACCCAAATGGTTTCACTTTCTCATATAAATCACAAGCAAGTAATATGTGATGGTATTCCAATACGTATGAATTAGTATCGAGTCCTCCATTCCAAAATCATCTTGGAAAAGAGACAATATGATATTTCGAATTGAAATGAAAATTGGAATGAATTACCGATTGATTTTCTGGCTGAGTCGTGGACTATATCGTTCTTAAAAATCATTTAAATATCAATCACGTTTACTACTTCTTAAAAATCTCAAAATGAAAAGCTCAGAGAAATTCGCTTAAATATCGTGATCATAGCAGTTAAAACGGATCACGTTTACTGCTtcttaaaaatcattttaaaaataaagtataataCCACACCACCCACCAGCTCAGCTCGGTCGGCGGTAGCGGCGCAcgcgtggtggtcaagtgtgtgagtcctcacctattcgcacaaaactgggtaccccttggggcacaaccCAATAGATGACACTTGCATCTTATATACACGCTTAGAAGAGCGTTTCAAATCTATGTGAGACTTTTCTCATATCACACAATtatactttttcaatttttttaataattcattTTAACTTTTAACAAAAAGTTCCAcctcaattaaaaaaaaagattgggaCTTACATACATTGAAGGGTGTAAGCTGCCCTTTTTCTCCGGTTGAGAATTCTCTCACCAGTTGGCACGCTTTTCTTCCGTACATCTCTGAAACTGTCAAATGAGGTtgaaccaaattttttttttttgagaaatcgGCCAAAACGATGAGTGGGATTTTCAAGTATCTCCAATTTTTCGAAGTTTTAAACTGCTTTCTGACTGGGAAGAGAGAAAATGGAGCTGGTTTTTTAACGTTTTGGCGAGATTTTTGCTACAAACTCGAACATTAATTGAGCGCCAAAATTACAATCTATCCCTAAATCTCCAATTTTTACATACCACAATTCATTTAAAATTTCATCCAACGAACAAAACACTCCCTTGTTAatcaaataatattaaaaaatgtgGCTTTCAATTCTAAAAAAGAAACAGTAAAATGTCAGTGATTTATGGCGTAAAATTTCACTCTGACATTATCTTTTACGATTAAACTTTGGCGTTTGTTACGAAAAACAGCGTAATGGCTAGAAAAGGCGGTGGCAGTCGCCGTGGaagataataaaaaatatatataaataattaaattttttactcTGTGGTGAGATGCTTGTTATGTTACTGTGGTCACTAGTCAATTTCATCaacagagagagggagagagagaaagatcaTATAGCTGGAGTGAAGAGGAAGAACTCTGGGCGACTCCATGGATTCGAAAGCTTCAACCACTTCGATTTCGGTTCCAAAAACCCCAATCCAATCGAAGCCCAAAGATAGAGACTTCTTGAACCGTCTCGAAGTTTACCTCGCAAAGAGAGATGGCGTGGACAAACTCCTTAAGATCTCAAGGTACGCCACCAAGATCATCCTTGCCTCCTCTGCTCTCCCGGAAACTCTACCCATAACCGGCCGCCTCAAGAGCTTCGAGTCCAGCGTTGGGCTGAGTCGGAAGGCTTTCAGGCTCGGAAAATTCGTCCAAGACGTGAACGCCCTAAGGAACTCGCAATTCGATTCGAAACAGGGTCTCGCTCTCTCGGTGATTGCTTATGGAGGAGAGGGATTGTATTACTTCGTCGAACAATTTGTCTGGTTGGCGAAATCGGGGTTGATCGATCCAAAACATTCCAGGAATTTGCAAAAGCTGAGTGCTTGGGCTGAGTTTATTGGGTACCTAGGAAGCATATCGTT
The genomic region above belongs to Humulus lupulus chromosome 1, drHumLupu1.1, whole genome shotgun sequence and contains:
- the LOC133788989 gene encoding peroxisomal membrane protein 11A yields the protein MDSKASTTSISVPKTPIQSKPKDRDFLNRLEVYLAKRDGVDKLLKISRYATKIILASSALPETLPITGRLKSFESSVGLSRKAFRLGKFVQDVNALRNSQFDSKQGLALSVIAYGGEGLYYFVEQFVWLAKSGLIDPKHSRNLQKLSAWAEFIGYLGSISLKLRDLNRIGEDEACLKSSIGIAIVRGIGYQDEKEKLKKIREKKLMKKVSIFQDLADGLMALADIRNGKGVLLGPLSVSCAGLLSAIVSTHKNWVSC